The Saccharomyces cerevisiae S288C chromosome VII, complete sequence genome includes a region encoding these proteins:
- the DPC13 gene encoding Dpc13p (Putative mitochondrial hypothetical protein; conserved in fungi; identified by expression profiling and mass spectrometry), giving the protein MLRVIWKHSSRVTRSIELSNISTTNHTRSLRRLSWISPRRFYAQSWDDRQPNDKIDAHIKVQKLMDQINSRPNVLEKLEKVSNIMIEKKLVNLDGTSANEENTMKPWQMIKILMDRDLRHAMKEFKLELEKSGIQLGPEQLAPLMTVLGLEKKK; this is encoded by the coding sequence ATGCTAAGAGTTATATGGAAGCATAGTTCCAGAGTCACTCGTTCGATAGAACTATCGAACATTTCTACCACTAATCACACCAGGAGTTTAAGGAGGCTTTCCTGGATTTCTCCGAGAAGATTTTACGCTCAATCTTGGGACGACAGACAGCCTAATGACAAAATAGATGCACACATAAAGGTGCAGAAACTCATGGATCAAATAAATTCGAGGCCTAATGTTCTGGAAAAGTTAGAAAAGGTTAGCAATATCATgatcgaaaaaaaattggttaaTCTAGATGGGACTTCTGccaatgaagaaaatacgATGAAACCATGGCAAATGATTAAGATCTTAATGGACAGAGATCTGAGACACGCTATGAAGGAATTTAAATTggaattggaaaaatctGGCATACAGTTAGGACCTGAACAACTGGCCCCGCTAATGACCGTTTTAGGCcttgagaagaaaaaatga
- a CDS encoding uncharacterized protein (hypothetical protein; identified by fungal homology and RT-PCR; SWAT-GFP and mCherry fusion proteins localize to the endoplasmic reticulum) has translation MFDSSIERVTLELCFHITLSIMCGCSIYFLLLVFILTFYSSVLLHLKLYFFSSDRAIFNA, from the coding sequence ATGTTCGATAGTTCTATCGAACGAGTGACTCTGGAACTATGCTTCCATATAACTCTTAGCATTATGTGTGGCTGTAGTATCTACTTTCTGCTTCTTGTGTTTATTCTAACTTTTTATTCGTCGGTTTTGTTACATCTTAAATTGTATTTCTTTAGTTCTGACCGAGCCATATTTAATGCATAG
- the RNA15 gene encoding Rna15p (Component of the cleavage and polyadenylation factor I (CF I); CF 1, composed of the CF 1A complex (Rna14p, Rna15p, Clp1p, Pcf11p) and Hrp1, is involved in cleavage and polyadenylation of mRNA 3' ends; interacts with the A-rich polyadenylation signal in complex with Rna14p and Hrp1p; mutant displays reduced transcription elongation in the G-less-based run-on (GLRO) assay; required for gene looping and maintenance of genome stability) yields MNRQSGVNAGVQNNPPSRVVYLGSIPYDQTEEQILDLCSNVGPVINLKMMFDPQTGRSKGYAFIEFRDLESSASAVRNLNGYQLGSRFLKCGYSSNSDISGVSQQQQQQYNNINGNNNNNGNNNNNSNGPDFQNSGNANFLSQKFPELPSGIDVNINMTTPAMMISSELAKKPKEVQLKFLQKFQEWTRAHPEDAVSLLELCPQLSFVTAELLLTNGICKVDDLIPLASRPQEEASATNNNSVNEVVDPAVLNKQKELLKQVLQLNDSQISILPDDERMAIWDLKQKALRGEFGAF; encoded by the coding sequence ATGAATAGGCAGAGCGGTGTGAATGCGGGGGTACAGAACAACCCACCATCCCGAGTGGTGTATCTGGGTTCTATACCATACGATCAAACAGAGGAGCAGATACTTGATTTATGTAGTAATGTTGGGCCCGTgatcaatttgaaaatgatgttCGACCCCCAAACTGGTAGGTCGAAAGGGTACGCGTTTATTGAATTTAGAGATTTAGAGTCCAGTGCCAGCGCAGTACGTAATTTGAATGGATACCAATTAGGCTCTAGGTTTTTGAAATGCGGTTACTCCAGCAATAGTGATATATCGGGAGTTTcacaacagcaacaacaacagtaCAACAACATTAATGGgaacaataacaacaatggaaataataataataatagtaatggGCCGGACTTTCAAAACAGCGGAAATGCCAATTTTCTAAGTCAAAAGTTTCCAGAATTGCCCTCTGGTATCGACGTTAACATAAACATGACCACCCCTGCTATGATGATATCGAGCGAACTAGCTAAAAAACCGAAAGAGGTGCAgttgaaatttttacaaaaattcCAAGAATGGACAAGAGCGCATCCTGAAGATGCTGTTTCGCTATTAGAGCTGTGTCCACAGTTGAGTTTTGTTACGGCTGAATTATTGCTAACGAATGGGATATGTAAAGTGGATGATTTGATCCCGTTAGCTTCCAGGCCGCAAGAAGAGGCATCGGCTACGAATAACAATAGCGTGAACGAGGTGGTGGATCCAGCTGTGCTTAACAAACAGAAAGAACTACTGAAACAGGTGTTACAACTGAATGACAGTCAAATTTCTATCTTGCCCGATGATGAAAGGATGGCTATTTGGGACTTAAAACAAAAAGCATTAAGGGGAGAATTTGGTGCATTTTGA
- the DST1 gene encoding transcription elongation factor DST1 (General transcription elongation factor TFIIS; enables RNA polymerase II to read through blocks to elongation by stimulating cleavage of nascent transcripts stalled at transcription arrest sites; maintains RNAPII elongation activity on ribosomal protein genes during conditions of transcriptional stress), with protein sequence MDSKEVLVHVKNLEKNKSNDAAVLEILHVLDKEFVPTEKLLRETKVGVEVNKFKKSTNVEISKLVKKMISSWKDAINKNKRSRQAQQHHQDHAPGNAEDKTTVGESVNGVQQPASSQSDAMKQDKYVSTKPRNSKNDGVDTAIYHHKLRDQVLKALYDVLAKESEHPPQSILHTAKAIESEMNKVNNCDTNEAAYKARYRIIYSNVISKNNPDLKHKIANGDITPEFLATCDAKDLAPAPLKQKIEEIAKQNLYNAQGATIERSVTDRFTCGKCKEKKVSYYQLQTRSADEPLTTFCTCEACGNRWKFS encoded by the coding sequence ATGGATAGTAAGGAAGTACTGGTACATGTTAAGAATctagaaaagaacaaaagtAATGATGCTGCAGTTCTAGAAATCTTACATGTCTTGGATAAAGAATTCGTCCCCACTGAAAAGTTACTGagagaaacaaaagttGGTGTGGAAGTCAACAAGTTTAAAAAATCCACTAATGTAGAGATCAGCAAACTcgtgaagaaaatgattaGCTCTTGGAAAGACGcaattaataaaaataagcGTTCCAGGCAAGCACAGCAGCATCATCAAGATCATGCGCCAGGCAATGCAGAGGACAAGACAACTGTAGGTGAGTCCGTGAATGGTGTTCAACAGCCGGCCTCCTCCCAGTCAGATGCCATGAAACAAGACAAGTACGTCAGCACTAAACCAAGAAATAGTAAGAACGATGGTGTGGATACAGCTATATACCACCACAAATTACGTGATCAGGTACTAAAAGCACTCTACGACGTTTTGGCCAAGGAAAGTGAGCATCCACCTCAATCTATTTTGCATACTGCAAAGGCCATAGAAAGTGAAATGAATAAAGTTAACAACTGTGACACCAACGAAGCCGCTTACAAAGCCAGGTATCGTATAATTTATTCAAACGTCATATCAAAGAATAACCCAGATCTCAAACATAAAATTGCCAACGGTGATATAACACCTGAATTCTTAGCTACATGCGATGCCAAGGATCTGGCACCAGCGCCCTTAAAGCAAAAGATAGAAGAAATTGCCAAGCAAAACTTATACAACGCACAGGGTGCCACCATAGAAAGGTCAGTCACCGATAGATTTACATGTGGTAAATGTAAAGAGAAGAAGGTATCTTACTATCAATTGCAAACAAGATCTGCGGATGAACCATTGACCACTTTCTGTACATGTGAAGCATGTGGTAACAGATGGAAATTCTCTTAG